The segment AAATGAAGGTGAATCTGAAACAAATAAAAGATCATTTTTGAAATTATTTAAGTTATAACCATGTTTGTAATATAAATAATTTTCCAGCTCCATATCTTTGTGCGTAATTGACTTTCACATCTTAACAAAATGAAGATTGTAATTATTGACGTATGGGCCTACAATTCGGTAGTTAATATCAATTCAATGTCCATATTTTTTTGAAAGAGATGCATATTCATCAGAGATGTTATTTCCACCTGAAAATACTATTGAAGAATCAATTAAAATGAATTTTTGGTGGTTTCTTGAAAAGCTTGAGCTATTGATAAAAGGGTAGTAAATTTTACCAATATAACCAATTTGCACTCCTAATTTTTTTAATTTCCGAATTTTATGTTTTTGTGAAAACATAGCTCCAAAATCATCAATGAGCCACTTAATTTCAACCCCCTCAAGGGCTTTTTCTTTTAAAAGTTCAATAAATTCAGTAGCTATTTCACTTTTTTTGATAATGTAAGTAATAATGAAAATTGACTTTTTAGCTTTTTTGATTTGATCAAGCAACACTTCATAAAAACGATAACCATCAGAATAAATATCAATTGCACCTGGAAGCGAACTTTTTTCACGAATTCTTTCATAAGGGTGAATTATTTCATTATGACGGTTAGCATTTTCAATAATACCTTTAGATTCGTAATATCTTAATTTATATTTTGGATCATTTTCAAGTTTTAATTCAATTTTGTTTCTTGTCATAAAACCGAATGCTAAAAATAGAAAATGTCCAATGACAGGAATGAATAAAATCAAGTAAATTCAGCTCATTTTAGCTTCAATTTGGCGATTTTGCTTAATGATAATTAAAGCGAAAGCACAATTTAAAATATATAAAACGAAAATTAAAACTGAAATATAACTTTCGTTTACAACTGTAATTAAAACACTTATCCCAAAGACAACAAGTGCAAAAATAATTGATTGTAGGATAAAAATTAAAATCCTACTGATATTGATTTTCTTCATCTTTATTTATCAAGTTCTTCAATTCTTTGAATGTGTCTTCCACCTTCAAATTCTGTTTTGATGTATTCATCAACAATTTGCTCTGCAAGTTCTGGAGCAATTTGTCTTCCACCAAAAACAAGAACATTAGCATCATTGTGTTGTTTTGCTAAATGAGCATCTTCAAGCGAAGTAACTCTTGCGGCTCTAATTCCTTTATGTCTATTTAAAGCATAAGAAATTCCAAGACCTGTTCCACAAACACCAATTCCAAAAGCAGGTTTGTTTTGATAAACATATTCTGCAAGTTCTTTCCCTTTTTCAGCGTAACTTACTGATTTTTGATCAGTTTCAGGACCTAAGTCAACAACTTCATATCCTAATTTTTGAACATATTTAGCAAGTTCATCTTTAAGTAAAAATCCAGCATGATCACTTGCTAAAGCAACAACTTTTTTCATAATAAACTCCTTTAAAAAATGTTAATTAAATTATAACTTATTTGCTTTATTTTGCTTAAAACTAAGATGTAAAATCTTATTAAGCAGCAAACAGAATCTAACTATGTGCACTATTTAAAGTGGAAAATACAAAAATTGAAAAACTAGAAAATTAATTTAGTAATTATGAGACTTTTTAACAAACAAATTAGGGCTATAAAATAATTATTAGTATAATTTTATTAATGTAATTTCATAATAAGAGAGGTCAAATATGCAACAGTATAAAAAAATTATGCAAGATAGCGAAAAAACAGTTGTTGCTGATGTTTTAGAATTGCAACTCCCAAAAAGAGAAACTAAATATCAAACAGAAGCTGATCTTGAAAAAGAATTTATTCAACTTTTAATTAATCAAGGTTATGAATATAAAGAAATCAAAAACAATGATGATTTAAAAGCTAACTTTAGAAAATGCATTGAAAAATTAAATGATTATCAGTTCAAAAGTGAAAAAGAATGAAGAAACTTTTATGACCAAGTAATTAATTCAAAAGCTGGTGTTGAAGAAAAAACTCAAATGATTCAAAAAGATAGAGTTTTTTCAGTTGATTTAGATAATGGAGAAAAGAAAAACATCTGAATTTTAGATACAAAACACATTCACAAAAATCACCTTCAAGTAATTCATCAATATCAAGCTAATGCTGTGAATGTCAAAAATCGTTATGACGTAACTATTTTAGTTAACGGTCTTCCGCTTGTGCATTTAGAACTTAAAAGAAGGGGTGTTTCAATTAAGGAAGCTTTTGGTCAAATTCAAAGATACCAAAAAGAAAGCTTTGATAGTGAAGATGGATTTTTTGACTTTATTCAAATTTTCGTTATTTCAAATGGTTTTGAAACTAAATATTATTCAAATACTACTAGAAAATTAGCTATAAAAGGCTCAAATCACCGTAAAGCTAAAGACAATGAAACTGTTAGAAAAGACATTAAATCTTTTGAATACACTTCATATTGAACTGATGAGAAAAACAATAAAATTTCTGATTTAATGGCTTTTGGTCGTTCATTTTTTAGCAAAATTACTATTTTAAACTTACTTGTTAAATATTGTGTATTTGACGAAAACAAAATTCTTTTAGTTATGCGTCCATATCAAATTACAGCTGTTGAAAAAATCATTCAAAAAATTAAAACTTCAACTTTTGAAGGAACCCAAGGAACTAATAGAGCTGGTGGTTATATTTGACACACCACAGGGAGTGGGAAAACTTTAACTTCATTTAAAACCGCAGAACGCGTAAAAGAAGAACTTACTGACATTAAAAAAGTTGTTTTTGTTGTTGATAGAAGAGATTTAGATTACCAAACAATTCGTGAATATCAACGTTTTGATGGTGAATTTGCTACCGGAGTTAATAAATCAAATGATTTAAAACAACTTCTTGAATCAGATAAAAATGCAGTTATTGTTGTAACTATTCAAAAACTTACTAACTTTGTTAAAAATAATTCAAATTCAATTGCATATAAAGAAAATGTGGTATTTATTTTTGATGAATGCCACCGTTCTCAATTTGGAAAAATGCACAAAATCATTACAAATAAATTTAAAAAATACCACCTTTTTGGATTTACCGGAACTCCTATTTTTGAAAACAATTCAACCTTTAAGGACTTAAAGAAAAACTTAATTACTACTGATACCCTTTTTGGTGACAGATTGCATACTTACACTATTGTTAATGCTATTGATGATGGTACTGTTTTACCATTTAAAATTGATTATGTTAAAACTGTTGTTGCTAAAAATGAAAATGAAATTGAATCCAAATTAGTTCGCGAAATTGATACAAAAGCAGTTAGGCTTGCTCCAAAAAGAATATCTAAGATTGTAGGATATATTTTAAATCACTTTGACCAAAAAACAATGAGTGGTGAAAATGATAAAGCTTATGAATTTAATGTTGTCACTAACACTGAGCAAATTGCTAAAAATAGAAAAAGCAAAGTGGTAAAGCAACTTGAAAGAATCAAAGGATTTAACTCAATTTTTGCAGTTGAAAGCATTGAGTTTGCCCGTAAATACTACTTAGAATTCAGAAAACAGCTCCAAGAAGCTAATAATGAAAAATTTAAAATAGCAACTATTTTTACCTATGATCCTAACCAAGAAAATGATGGAACATTCGGAAGCATTGATGATGAAGATTTTTCACATTTCCAAACCCTTTCAGCTAATGATAAAGAGTTTTTAAGCGAAGCGATTAATGATTATAATAAGCAATTTGCTTCTTCATTTAACATCGATTCGCAAGAAGGATTTATGAACTATTACAAAGACGTTTCACTTAGAATGAAAAACAAGCAAATCGATCTTTTAATTGTTGTTAATATGTTTTTAACTGGGTTTGATTCAACTACTTTAAATACTTTATGACTTGATAAAAATTTAAGACAACACGGACTTATTCAAGCATTTTCAAGAACTAACAGGATTTTAAACTCAATTAAAACCTTCGGAAATATTGTTACATTTAGAAACATTGCAGCTGAAACTGAAGAAGCAATTCGCCTTTTCGGAGATGAAAGCAATAAAAACATTATCTTATTAAAAGATTATAAAGATTACATTGATGGTTATCACGATCCAAATAAAGATGAAATAGTTAAAGGTTATCGTGAATTAACTGATAAGCTCAAAAAAGATTTCCCTCTTTCTAATGATCACCAAAGCAAAATTGAGTTATTACACCTTGTTAGTTCATCAGATCAGAGCAAAAAAGAATTTGTTCAAACTTTTAATGAAATACTTAAAATGAGAAATGTTCTTAAAACATTTGATGAATTTTCTAAGGAAGCAAATACCTTTTTAGACGAACGTTTGATTCAAGATTATGAATCGCTTTATCTTGGAATCGAGCAAGAAGCTCGTAAAAATAGAGAAGCTCAAAAAGAAAGCATTTTAGATGAAGTGGAGTTTGTTGTCGAACTTATTAAACAAGACGAAATTAACATCGATTACATTTTGGCAGTTATTTCTAAAGACATTGAATTAAAAAGAAAAATTGATGATCAAATTAAAAATGATATCGCATCTAAAGTTGAGGCTAGCCCTACTCTTAGAAATAAAAAAGAACTTATTTTAAAATTCATTGACAAAATTAGTTTACTTAAAGATGTTGATCAGTTAGATTTAGAAGAAATTTTAGATCAAATCAACAACAAGTGAGGGGATCACGCTAAAACTGAATATGAAAAAGAATTAAACATTGCTATTGAGGAATTAAATCTTAAAAAATATGAAACTGAAGAATATATGAAAGATTCATTCCTCAATGGTGAAATGAAATATGAAGGTCCAGGCCTTGGAAGAGTAATTCAAAGTACTGGATGACTTCAAGTTAATGATTCTGCTAAAGAAAATCGTTGACATAAAAAAGAAAAAGCATACCTTAGACTTTCTGAAATTTTCAGAAAATATTATGGTCTTGTAGATGGTGAATAATTAATAAATTAAGAAATTTTGACTTATATTTTTAAGAAATTATTATGAAATAAAAGTAATTATTTGTTATTTCTATTTCGTAATAATTTTTCTTTTATTTAATAAAATTTAATAAATATTTACTGGAAGAATGATAATTAGCAACAATCACAGAGAAACTCAAAAAATGCCTATTGAAAAAATCTCATACAACAATACAAAAGATCAAATTATCAAAATATATCACAAAAACCTACAAAAAGAAATTGATTCTCAGTTTGATCAAATATTTCATAAAAAATAGCTTATAAAAACGAATAACCTTTACTTTTAGGGTTATTCGTTTTATTTAAGGATTTTGTAACTTAATAAGGAGCAATCTTTCCTAAAATTGCCGGTCTTTTAGCACCTGTTGCACTTGGTACATTTGAAGACTTCTTGCTATATGTAAGATATCCAAGAATAGCAAATGCCATTGCTTCTTTAGCATCAGAATTAATTCCAAGTTCATCAATTAAATTAACTTTTACATCAGGAATAAGGTCTTGTAAATGTTTCATTAATACTTTGTTATGACCTCCACCTCCCGAGATAAATACTTGGTATTTTTTGTCTTTCTTAAACACAAAATCTTTGTATGAATTAGCAATTGCTAAAGCAGTAAAGTAAGTTAAAGAACGAATTAGATCATACTTATTATAATTAGGAAAATCTGCAATTAATTTTTTGATAAATGCTTTAGTATACTTTTCTCTTCCAGTGCTTTTAGGAGGCTTAATTTTATAATATGGATCATTAAGGAGGTAATTTATTATCTCGTTTTGCACTGTTCCACTAGAGGCAAATTCACCACCAGCATCATATGGTTTGTTAAATAAAATTTGAGCAGTATAATCAATTAAAACATTTCCTGGACCATTATCAAAAGCAAAAACATCCTGAGTTTCCAAGTTGAGACACTATAAAAAACGAATACAGCTATAAATAAGGTGTATTCGTTTTTTTACATTTAAAATTACACACATAGAATTAACTCATACATGCGATGAAATCTTTATAAATTTTTATATTTTCTTTGTGGTTTTCATCCAAATCATTAATTATTTCTTGTACCACTTTTCCATTTACTTCTTTTTTTGTTATAGTCATCATTCTTAATGAATCCACAAATAAATCTAACGTCACTTTTTGTATTTCTCCATTGATTTCATAATATTTCTTTAATTTATAAAGACAGTATTTTAAAACAACAAGAGCAATGAAACATAATAAAAGATGTGCAAGTATATGCTGTTCATTATGAACAAAAACAGGTCTAACTTGTAAAGAAGATTTTAATGTTCTGAAATTTTCTTCTACTTTTCATTGTTTTCTGTAAATTTCATTAGCTTTTTCTGGTGTTAAATCTAGAATATTGGTTTCAATAATGTAAAAACCATCTTCAGATTCTTTTTTCTTAATTTTCTCTCAATTTAATTTACCCACTGTTTTGCCATCAATGTCCATATATTTCTTTTTATATTCTGGAACTAAAGAACTAAGTGGCAGTTCTCCATTTACAGTTTTCTTATTCAATTTATCAATAAAATTATTTCTTTTTAATTTATCTAAAGTCTTTTTCCCAGGACTGAAAAACACACATCATTTTCTGTATTTACCATTAAATCTATTTTTATTTCAAACAGATTCAACAATTTGTTCTTTTCAAAACATTTCATCTCTAAAAACATAATGTTTGTCTTCAAGAATGAATTTTTTCATCCCAATACTTAATGTATCTAATCTTTTTTGGAATATATATTTAATTCCTTTTTGTTCTAGGAAACGTAAGTTTGCGTTGTTATTTATTCCACGATCTGCAACTATTGTAATATCCTTTATTTTATAGATTGATTGAAGTTCTAAAACGAAGGATAACATTGTTTTACCATCAGCCGTGTTACCTGGGAAAACTTTATAGTGTATTGGTATTCCGTTTTCGTCTACAGCCATTGCTATGACTACTTGATCTTCATTGTGTTTTCCGTCTTTTGAAAAACCGTTTTTTCTCATCCCTTCTCTTGTAAAGCTTTCAAAATAAACTGTTGTGTTATCGAAGTGAATAACTTTATTATTGCGATTTGTAAATTCATTTATTTTTTGAAATAAATTGACTAAAACAGAGTTCTTATTTTCAAAAATAACATCAAGATAGTTATATATTGATGATTTTTTAACATTAATATCATTTATAAAATCGCTTTTATTTTTATATTGTGACATATAGCTTCTTGGAAGGATAATTCTAGTTGCTATGAAAAATTCCAAAACCTCTTCTAACGATTTATGTTTACTTTTTGGCAATACTGAAAATAAATCTAATTCTTTAATAACTTTATAAATTAAATCAACTCCAATATTTTGGATACTTGTTTTTACAGAAGTGGGTTTTAATAATTTAAAAAATTCTTCTTTTGCAATAGCTTTATCTAAAGATGTATCTACTTTTTTTGCTATTTCTTTCATATCTTCAATTGAAGATAATCCATACTTTTCTTTGATATCTTCTCAGTATCCTAGACCAACCTGATTTCCATAACCTTTTTTAAAACCTTTAGAAATAGCTAAAACTAAATAATATTTTCCATTTTGTTTTTTCTTGCATAAACTGTAACTCATGCTCTTATTATATCATTTTATGTGTGTAATGTAAGTAAAAAAACATTTTTTTCTTTAGGTCATATATCTTTGATATATGTATAAAAAATAAGCCTAAAAAATAGGCTCAACTTGGAAACTCAGGATCAAAAGCAAAAACATCTTCAAAATTGTGATTTAAAACAGTAACATTAGAAATTCCACCAATGTTTTGAAGTAAGTTAACTTTATTAAGATCTTTGCAAATTTCTCAATCAAAAATAGTTACAAGCGGAGCACCTTGACCGCCATTAGCCATATCAGCGGGTCTAAAATCACCAATTGTAGTAATTTGTGTTTTTTGAGCAATTACGCTGATATCACCAAGTTGCATTGTTGATTTAGTTTCGCTTTCACTTGGGTCAATTAAATGGTAAATCGTTTGTCCGTGAGAAGCTATGAAATTAACATCTTTTTTATCTATTTTGTGTTTTTTAATAAACTGGTTAATGCATTTAGCATAAAAATTAGCTATTTCAAAATTCAGCGAACATAAAAATCTGGATGAAATATCATCTTTAAATGATTTGAAAATTTTCTCCCTTAAACTCGTTTCAATTGGGAACATTTCAAAGTTATTAAGCTCTATTTTGATTTGCCCATCAAAGCTTCAAATACTTACATAAGCTACATCCAGAGCATCAACACTAGTTCCGCACATTAAACCAATTGCATTAATTTTTCTTGCCAAAAGTAAACCTTCCAAATGGTTTGATATGATCAATTAAAAATAAATCATCTTCATCAATTCTAGCTACTACATTTTTACCTAAAAGCACATTTTCTTGGTCTTTTAAGATGATTTGAAGCTCACCTTTATATTGTTTATAGTTTTCATTACAAATAACAACATCACCTTTTCTAAGCGCTTTTTGCTCGGTATTTTGCTTAATTTGTTCCTTTTTATATTTAACTCTACTTTGAGTTGATCTAATACTATAATCATTAGTATCACCTCTTCTAAAGTGTTCATTTTCAAGCAAGATTATATTTTCGATTTCTAAGTTATTTTCATTTAAATGAACCTTAAAATTCACAATTCCTTTTTGAAGCTCTGAAAGTTCTTTCAGCTCTTTTTCACTTGCAAATGAATCACCAATGATAATATCATCAATATAACCTAGGTTCATTAGAAACTTAGCTTGACTAGCTACATTTTTACCTCTTAAAAGTTCAAGTGAACAAAGTCCGTGACTTAATTCTCAAGGACCAACAGTTGCATTTTGTGAAGAAACAAAAGCAGCTGTTCTAATGTTATGTGCTTTGAATTTTTTAGTAATGCGTTCAAAAAATTCAAATGAAAGACCAGTGTATTTTTGTGGGTAGAAATTATGTGAAGCAATTAAATT is part of the Mycoplasmopsis gallinacea genome and harbors:
- a CDS encoding phospholipase D-like domain-containing protein, with the translated sequence MKKINISRILIFILQSIIFALVVFGISVLITVVNESYISVLIFVLYILNCAFALIIIKQNRQIEAKMSWIYLILFIPVIGHFLFLAFGFMTRNKIELKLENDPKYKLRYYESKGIIENANRHNEIIHPYERIREKSSLPGAIDIYSDGYRFYEVLLDQIKKAKKSIFIITYIIKKSEIATEFIELLKEKALEGVEIKWLIDDFGAMFSQKHKIRKLKKLGVQIGYIGKIYYPFINSSSFSRNHQKFILIDSSIVFSGGNNISDEYASLSKKYGHWIDINYRIVGPYVNNYNLHFVKMWKSITHKDMELENYLYYKHGYNLNNFKNDLLFVSDSPSFEESEAEFYWLKMFAMAKKSIKIATPYFSITSALTKQIILALKSGVDVEIFIPGLPDKKMVYKITLNQLNELRKYGLKIWIYKDHFLHSKMGLVDNEIAWMGTNNMDSRSMFSQYETMDIIAGEATRQINQIFEIYRKNCVEISNLGNLTGEYNVIEKFIFDLTKPLI
- a CDS encoding RpiB/LacA/LacB family sugar-phosphate isomerase, coding for MKKVVALASDHAGFLLKDELAKYVQKLGYEVVDLGPETDQKSVSYAEKGKELAEYVYQNKPAFGIGVCGTGLGISYALNRHKGIRAARVTSLEDAHLAKQHNDANVLVFGGRQIAPELAEQIVDEYIKTEFEGGRHIQRIEELDK
- a CDS encoding type I restriction endonuclease subunit R, with product MQQYKKIMQDSEKTVVADVLELQLPKRETKYQTEADLEKEFIQLLINQGYEYKEIKNNDDLKANFRKCIEKLNDYQFKSEKEWRNFYDQVINSKAGVEEKTQMIQKDRVFSVDLDNGEKKNIWILDTKHIHKNHLQVIHQYQANAVNVKNRYDVTILVNGLPLVHLELKRRGVSIKEAFGQIQRYQKESFDSEDGFFDFIQIFVISNGFETKYYSNTTRKLAIKGSNHRKAKDNETVRKDIKSFEYTSYWTDEKNNKISDLMAFGRSFFSKITILNLLVKYCVFDENKILLVMRPYQITAVEKIIQKIKTSTFEGTQGTNRAGGYIWHTTGSGKTLTSFKTAERVKEELTDIKKVVFVVDRRDLDYQTIREYQRFDGEFATGVNKSNDLKQLLESDKNAVIVVTIQKLTNFVKNNSNSIAYKENVVFIFDECHRSQFGKMHKIITNKFKKYHLFGFTGTPIFENNSTFKDLKKNLITTDTLFGDRLHTYTIVNAIDDGTVLPFKIDYVKTVVAKNENEIESKLVREIDTKAVRLAPKRISKIVGYILNHFDQKTMSGENDKAYEFNVVTNTEQIAKNRKSKVVKQLERIKGFNSIFAVESIEFARKYYLEFRKQLQEANNEKFKIATIFTYDPNQENDGTFGSIDDEDFSHFQTLSANDKEFLSEAINDYNKQFASSFNIDSQEGFMNYYKDVSLRMKNKQIDLLIVVNMFLTGFDSTTLNTLWLDKNLRQHGLIQAFSRTNRILNSIKTFGNIVTFRNIAAETEEAIRLFGDESNKNIILLKDYKDYIDGYHDPNKDEIVKGYRELTDKLKKDFPLSNDHQSKIELLHLVSSSDQSKKEFVQTFNEILKMRNVLKTFDEFSKEANTFLDERLIQDYESLYLGIEQEARKNREAQKESILDEVEFVVELIKQDEINIDYILAVISKDIELKRKIDDQIKNDIASKVEASPTLRNKKELILKFIDKISLLKDVDQLDLEEILDQINNKWGDHAKTEYEKELNIAIEELNLKKYETEEYMKDSFLNGEMKYEGPGLGRVIQSTGWLQVNDSAKENRWHKKEKAYLRLSEIFRKYYGLVDGE
- a CDS encoding anhydro-N-acetylmuramic acid kinase, with product METQDVFAFDNGPGNVLIDYTAQILFNKPYDAGGEFASSGTVQNEIINYLLNDPYYKIKPPKSTGREKYTKAFIKKLIADFPNYNKYDLIRSLTYFTALAIANSYKDFVFKKDKKYQVFISGGGGHNKVLMKHLQDLIPDVKVNLIDELGINSDAKEAMAFAILGYLTYSKKSSNVPSATGAKRPAILGKIAPY
- a CDS encoding IS1634 family transposase, with amino-acid sequence MSYSLCKKKQNGKYYLVLAISKGFKKGYGNQVGLGYWEDIKEKYGLSSIEDMKEIAKKVDTSLDKAIAKEEFFKLLKPTSVKTSIQNIGVDLIYKVIKELDLFSVLPKSKHKSLEEVLEFFIATRIILPRSYMSQYKNKSDFINDINVKKSSIYNYLDVIFENKNSVLVNLFQKINEFTNRNNKVIHFDNTTVYFESFTREGMRKNGFSKDGKHNEDQVVIAMAVDENGIPIHYKVFPGNTADGKTMLSFVLELQSIYKIKDITIVADRGINNNANLRFLEQKGIKYIFQKRLDTLSIGMKKFILEDKHYVFRDEMFWKEQIVESVWNKNRFNGKYRKWCVFFSPGKKTLDKLKRNNFIDKLNKKTVNGELPLSSLVPEYKKKYMDIDGKTVGKLNWEKIKKKESEDGFYIIETNILDLTPEKANEIYRKQWKVEENFRTLKSSLQVRPVFVHNEQHILAHLLLCFIALVVLKYCLYKLKKYYEINGEIQKVTLDLFVDSLRMMTITKKEVNGKVVQEIINDLDENHKENIKIYKDFIACMS
- a CDS encoding anhydro-N-acetylmuramic acid kinase, whose amino-acid sequence is MARKINAIGLMCGTSVDALDVAYVSIWSFDGQIKIELNNFEMFPIETSLREKIFKSFKDDISSRFLCSLNFEIANFYAKCINQFIKKHKIDKKDVNFIASHGQTIYHLIDPSESETKSTMQLGDISVIAQKTQITTIGDFRPADMANGGQGAPLVTIFDWEICKDLNKVNLLQNIGGISNVTVLNHNFEDVFAFDPEFPSWAYFLGLFFIHISKIYDLKKKMFFYLHYTHKMI
- a CDS encoding DUF871 domain-containing protein; translation: MLGVSIYPEKQDKKEILDYLEKAANYGFKRVFSCLLSVNATKEEVVKSFKEINDFATSKGMEVILDVNPRVFDKLGVSYDNLALFKQMGATGIRLDLGFDGKKEAAMTYNKENLKIEINISNDNSYLENILAYLPNLDNLIASHNFYPQKYTGLSFEFFERITKKFKAHNIRTAAFVSSQNATVGPWELSHGLCSLELLRGKNVASQAKFLMNLGYIDDIIIGDSFASEKELKELSELQKGIVNFKVHLNENNLEIENIILLENEHFRRGDTNDYSIRSTQSRVKYKKEQIKQNTEQKALRKGDVVICNENYKQYKGELQIILKDQENVLLGKNVVARIDEDDLFLIDHIKPFGRFTFGKKN